In the Desulfurispira natronophila genome, TGTGCAGGGAGCTTGTCAATGTTGTCAGCTACGGCTGCAGGTGGCATGTGGATAGCGCCTGGCACATGACCTTCGTTGTAGCGCATGGCTGGACGCGAATCAACAATCAGGAAGCGATCGTTTTCCTGAAGAACTTCTTCAATGAGTGGCTCGTCTCCATAGACTTCCTGAAAAAGTGCCATTACCTCTTCAGTGGTGATACGCAGTTCCGGATCCTGGGGCACGTGTTGTGAAGGGTCGAGGCCAGGTTGGGCTACGCGTTGTACGGCTGCTCCACCGCCACAACCAGTAACGACAAAGGCAAAGAATACGAGTGCCAACAGGTACGTCAGCTTGTGCTTCATAATGCTCATACTTACTCTCCTTAATGTACAGGTTATTAAATATAGAAGATATGAGGCTTTGTGCCCTTATCTTCCTGCAGAACCTTGTAGGGACGATCTTTCAGCAGTTTTGAAACGTCGCTGTTTGGATCATTGAGATTGCCAAATGTGCGAACTTTTGTGGGACAAGTGTCTACACATGCAGGTAGTTTAGTCTTTGGGCGATATTCACAGTAATTACACTTGTCAGCTTTGCGAGTCTCGCCTTTGCGAGCTTCTGTCATGTAGCGAGCCTTGTATGGACAGTTTATAGCACAGAGTGTGCATCCTATGCACTTCTTTTTGTCCACAAGTACTACGCCGTCATCGCCCTGCCAAGTAGCCTGCACTGGGCAAACAGGAACGCATGGTGGATTATCACACTGATGGCATTGCTCAGGCGTGAATGTTTGTTGAAGATTAGGGTAGGTTCCCTTAACCCCTTCATTGTTTATCCAGTTGCGGCAAACCTCGGGGTTACCTTTTGCATCTATTTGATTCTCTCTTTTGCAAGCAACATCGCATGCTTTGCAGTCAATACACTTGTCAGCCTCGATCACCATGGCCCAGCGGGGTTGATTATGTGAAGCCATATATTACACCTTCCTGATTTCCACAATGGTTTCATGCATCAAAGCGTTGCCACTGATGGGCTCGAAATGTGACTCCAGTACGGCTGACTGGGCAGCACCTCGTCCATATACCAGAGGCTTGTCCTTGGAGAGGCTTCCGTAACCCTGTGCAAAGTACACACAGTCGGGATGAATTGCCTCGGTCGCTTGGGCTTTGATGGTATCACTTCCGCCAGTGCGGTTGGTTACTTTGACCATATCACCTGACTTGACTCCGAGCTCGTTTGCCCTTTTGGTGTTAATCCAGATGGCGTTTTCCGGCATATGCCAGTTCAGTTCTGGGAATGCTGCCGTCATGGAGTGGGTGTGTATGGCATGGCGACCAACGAGAAAACGGAACTTGCCACTTCCCGGCTTTTCTGGACGCTTGTAAACAGGCAGTGGGTCAAGTCCGCGTCCAGCAAAGTCTTCGCTGTAGAGTTCAACCTTACCTGTAGGAGTGTTTATCCCCAGCTCACCGCGACGTGTGCGACCAATGACTGGTCCTTCCCCAGTGGTGTAGAAGCCTTTTGTTTTCAATTGCTCCAGCTCACGAGCCGAAACCTCTGTATTCATATGATCTTCGATAGTTCCACGGAAGTGATTCCCCAGACTGCGGCCGTTTTCGTCTTCAAAATACGCAGCCAGCTCGGAGAAAATATCGTGACCGGGTTTTGTGTCGTACATGCGCTCAATCAGAGGCTGACGGAATATGACTGAAGGCTCAATTCCGCTTAGTGGGAAGGGAGGGTCCTGACGCTCAAGATAGTTCGTCTCAGGTAGTACCACATCAGCGTACCAGGCGGTGTCACTCATAAAAGTATCAACACAGACTATGATGTCCATTTTATCAAATAGCTCAAATGTCTTGTTGCGATCTGGAACTGAGTCTACAACATTCTGTTTGTAGATCATCAGACCGCGGATGCGGTATGGATCTGCCTTCAGTGCTCGGTCGCGCCAGGGAATCCATGAGCCGTCACCATCGTTAAGGAATTCAACATCATCTGCCTCAAGCCGAGGCTGCGCATTGGCATAGCGCACAGGTCGCATAGGGCGGCGGCGAATGGAAATAGAGGAGTTAGGAACCAGCCCTCCTTCTTTGTCCCAATTGCCCACTATGGCATTGACCATGGCAATGGAGCGACGAGTATGAACCTCGCTCTTTTGCCAGCCAGAGCGGCGACCAGGATAAAATACAGGAGCCTTTGCTTTGGCAAACTCACGAGCAATCCGCTCAATTTCACTGGCGGGAATACCAGTTTCCTGTTCTGCCCAAGCGGGGGTGGAGTCCTTGACATGCTCTTTCAGCTCGGCAAATCCAGTGCAGTACTCATCAATAAAGTCTTGATCCTGAAGGTTTTCCTTAAGGATGACATGTATCATAGCAAGGGCAAAGGCCATGTCTGTGCCTGGATTAATGGGGAACCACTTGGTTGACTTAGCCGCCGTTTTGGTAAAGCGGGGGTCTATGCAGATTATAGTTTTTCCCTTTTTGCCAAACATATCGATAGTGTCGGGTGTAAATATTGATTCAGCCCGGTCAGCACCTGCCAGTATGATGTAATCGGAATTTATGATGTCAGCATTCGGGTAAGTGCCGAAAACCGACATAAATCCACGAATATTTGAGCTCAGGCATATCGTAGGGTGACGGAGTATATTTGGCGAACCAAATACAGTGCGAAAGCCTTGGTAATAGTGCTCTTGGTATGTGCCCTCTGAGGAAATAAAACCTATGGTTGAGCGGTTGCCGCCCTCAGCTTCCACTGCGGTATTTATCTTGTCGGCAATGTGCTTGTAGGCCTCTTCCCAACTTGCTTTGCGCCATTTACCTTCGCCACGCTTACCTGTGCGAATTAATGGGTGTTTAAGGCGGTTAGGGTCATAGGGAGTCCATGCTCCCGCGTTTCCACGAGCGCACATCATACCCCGTGCCCGTGGGAAATCAGGCTCTGGCTCCAGGCGACGAATTACCCCGTCAACAACCTGGCCACGAAATACACACTTATTGGTGCAGATGGCACAGCTAGAGTTGACATACTTTACTTCCGGGGAGCTGCTGCGTCCCTCGGACGCCTGTGAAACGTAGCGTAGACCGGGTATTACTCCAAGAGCACCAGCCGCAGCGGCTGAACCCTGGAGAAACCTTCTTCGTGTTACGGTCATATTTTCTTCCTCCAGTAAACATAAGCCCTATAGGGCAATGATTAAGAGATGAAGTCATCTCTATTGAATCTCTATTACAGCAAAAATTGAACAACCTACTTGCACGTTAGATGCATGCAGCCAATGATGGCAAGCTAGCCGAGTATGTCTGCTATTTCTCGCGCTGCTGCAGCATAAATACCAGTTGAGTCTTCACGCTCCAGTATGCAGGCAAAAGTATGGGGCCATTCTAGAAAAAACTGCTGGTGGATATCGTTGAACTCGGTATCACTGCTATTGGGAAGACTACCCATAGCTGCCAGCACTTCCAGCATCATTGGTATGTAGTCTGGGGGGTAGCTTGAATCGAGTGATAATCCGATTTGACGGCAAGCTGCACTGAAGTGCTCCATAAATTCCAGCCGGTTGATCTCGGATATATGGCATCCTGCATAAAGAGGTGCTGGGATTCCCCCAAGTCGGTTTACAAAGAGACCTATGTACGTCTCCTCCAGTTGTGTCGAGTCCAGGCCATGGGCACTGGCAAGCTCTTTAGAGGGATACTCAAAAACATGTGCCAAGTCCACCAGAAGGTGGACTTGGTCACGTAACTCTTGAGTCGTCAGGCTTTGGCTCACTTCTGTTAGCCGCAAGACTCAGGGCGTTGGTGCAGAGGATCATCAGAGTCTGAGGCATGGTGCTTCAGGAACTGAAGGGCCTGCCAGGCGCTGCCGGGAGCCATGTCTTCTTCGTCATCTATTCCGGAACCACCACAAGGCAGGGCATCACGGTTAGATTCGAAAAGCTCCTGCCACTCCGCTGCGGTATGGGCTCCAGGAACTGGGATTGTGTCATCACACCACTGCTGGAACCAGACAAATTGACCCTCTTCCAGGTCAGCAGTTTTGCCAGCATCGCTGAGATCCCAAGCAAGTGAAACCGTTGTGAAAAACAGAACAGCTGCAATTGAAGCAATAATCTTTTTCATGAAAATCTCCTTAAAAAAATTTCTTGATATTGATATTGAAATATATTCGCATGACGAAGGATTTTCAATGAAAATCTGTTAGTGTTTTGAAGAAAAGTTGTAAACATTTGCGCTTGGGAGCAGGCTTGAATAGAGAATTTTTGTCTAACGAGCAGCCTGTACCCTGTGGATCTCAGCTCTTGTCTGTTGTTTAACTTGGTACCAACTACAGGTGAAATTGTAGATGGATACCAACACTTTAAATTGAACGGTGCACGTAATCGTTAAAAAACTCGACAAGTTATTGATTGTCAGGATAATATGTGTTGTTGTGACTGTACTTCAAGGAGGTCCACATTATGAAATCAGCTGTTGTCGCAATTGTCCTGACTACTTTGGCTTTACTGGCAATCAGCATTGTGCTGGTAAGTTATTTGTCGCCTTCGCTTGTAGTTGTTATCTCGCTTGCCATGCTGTCGTTGGCTTCCGTCCTTGTGGTTTTACGAAGTCAAAGTAGTTCTGAAAAGACACTGCAGGCAGTTGTTGACTCTATCAAGCCTCACCTTGATGACCCCCTTCCGTACTCTAATCATCCTCAGGCACAAGCAATTAATGAAATTTTGGAGTATATGGCGCATCGTCAAGCTGGCAGTAAAGAAGAACTGCAAGATCTTTCATCGGAAAGTTCTCATCTGCATACTATTGCCAGTGAAGTTACCAGTGACTTTCGCGAGCAGGTCAACAAGATAACGAATGTGGCGCGCACAATGGACTCTATGGCCCAATCTTCCGCTGAAGCTATGAATACTCTGCATGAAATGATTCAAAAAACAGACTTTGCCAATGACCGAACCTCA is a window encoding:
- a CDS encoding molecular chaperone TorD family protein, with the translated sequence MAHVFEYPSKELASAHGLDSTQLEETYIGLFVNRLGGIPAPLYAGCHISEINRLEFMEHFSAACRQIGLSLDSSYPPDYIPMMLEVLAAMGSLPNSSDTEFNDIHQQFFLEWPHTFACILEREDSTGIYAAAAREIADILG
- a CDS encoding molybdopterin-containing oxidoreductase family protein encodes the protein MTVTRRRFLQGSAAAAGALGVIPGLRYVSQASEGRSSSPEVKYVNSSCAICTNKCVFRGQVVDGVIRRLEPEPDFPRARGMMCARGNAGAWTPYDPNRLKHPLIRTGKRGEGKWRKASWEEAYKHIADKINTAVEAEGGNRSTIGFISSEGTYQEHYYQGFRTVFGSPNILRHPTICLSSNIRGFMSVFGTYPNADIINSDYIILAGADRAESIFTPDTIDMFGKKGKTIICIDPRFTKTAAKSTKWFPINPGTDMAFALAMIHVILKENLQDQDFIDEYCTGFAELKEHVKDSTPAWAEQETGIPASEIERIAREFAKAKAPVFYPGRRSGWQKSEVHTRRSIAMVNAIVGNWDKEGGLVPNSSISIRRRPMRPVRYANAQPRLEADDVEFLNDGDGSWIPWRDRALKADPYRIRGLMIYKQNVVDSVPDRNKTFELFDKMDIIVCVDTFMSDTAWYADVVLPETNYLERQDPPFPLSGIEPSVIFRQPLIERMYDTKPGHDIFSELAAYFEDENGRSLGNHFRGTIEDHMNTEVSARELEQLKTKGFYTTGEGPVIGRTRRGELGINTPTGKVELYSEDFAGRGLDPLPVYKRPEKPGSGKFRFLVGRHAIHTHSMTAAFPELNWHMPENAIWINTKRANELGVKSGDMVKVTNRTGGSDTIKAQATEAIHPDCVYFAQGYGSLSKDKPLVYGRGAAQSAVLESHFEPISGNALMHETIVEIRKV
- a CDS encoding 4Fe-4S dicluster domain-containing protein, encoding MASHNQPRWAMVIEADKCIDCKACDVACKRENQIDAKGNPEVCRNWINNEGVKGTYPNLQQTFTPEQCHQCDNPPCVPVCPVQATWQGDDGVVLVDKKKCIGCTLCAINCPYKARYMTEARKGETRKADKCNYCEYRPKTKLPACVDTCPTKVRTFGNLNDPNSDVSKLLKDRPYKVLQEDKGTKPHIFYI